In Verrucomicrobiota bacterium, the genomic stretch CCATGAACTGGCTTGCGCATCAGTATCGTCAGCAATCGCCGCCCTGGATTTCCGCCTGGGTGGGGGGATCGCTATTGGTTGCCTCGGCTCTGCCCATGGCGGCACAAACCACCAATGCGCCACCCGAACCGCCTGCGCCCGCGCCGGTTGATAACTTGGAATTTCTGAACGGCGATCAGCTCAAAGGTGTCTTCCTGACGCATGATCTGAAGAACGGCGTGCGCTGGCAGCACCCGGCCATCAAGCAAGTGCTCACGGTCAACCCGAGCGGTATTTCGCAAATCCGCTTGAACCATCCTCGCACCAACCACCCGGAGCGCGTCAACTGCACCCTCAGCCTGGCTAACGGCGACGAACTGACGGGTTCCCTTTCAGCGTATGACGATGGTAAATTCGCGGTGGAAACCTGGTATGCCGGACGCTTGCTGATTCCCCGCAGCGCGGTGCAGACCGCGCGCATCAGCGCCAATGCCGCCAATACGCTGTATGAAGGTCCCACCAGTCTGGACGGCTGGCTGGCCAAAAGCTCGGGAGCAGTCACGGTGTTCGGTGGCGGCTTCGGCGGTGGCCAGATCATCATCAATGGGGGCGTCCTGATCCAAAACGGACGGGTCATCACCGCCAACAATTCCCGGCAGCAAGGCGTCTGGCAGTTTAAGGACGGTTGCTTTGCCAGCACCGGCAGTGGTGCCACCATCGCGCGCCAAGTGAATTTGCCCCCCACGTCCAACATCGAGTTTGACGTGGCCTTCTCCCGCTACCCGCAGTTCAGCCTCTATTTTTACAGCGACTTTTTAGAGGGGTTTAATGGGAACGCCTACATTCTGCAATTCGCCGCCAAGAACGTGTACCTCCGCCGGCAAGGCGGCGGTGGTGGCGGACAAAACTTCGGCAGCATTGAACTCTCCAGTATCACTGCCAAAGGCAAGGCACGCATTTCCGTCCGCACCAATCGGGAACAGAAAACCATCGCGCTGCTGGTGGATGACCAACTGGTCAAGCAATGGATGGATACCGGGGAACTCGGTGGGGCCGGCACCGCCATTCTGTTCCAATCTCAAAGTGCCATCCCGATCCGCTTGAGCAACCTCCGCGTCACCGAATGGAATGGGGTGATTGATGAAGCGACCACCGCCCTTTCCAACGCCAAGGAGGACCTGGTCTATCTGGCCAACCGTGACAAAGTGTCCGGCACCCTCAGCGGCATTAAAGATGGCAAACTCAAATTCACCACCCAGTTTGCCACGCTGGATATTCCCCTCGAACGGATTTACCGCATTGATTTCAATTCGGAAAAAACCGAGAAAACCCCGCCGCGCCCCACCGACGTGCGCCTGGTCTTTGGCGGGCGTGGACGCCTGACGGTTCAACTGGAGAGCTGGGATGAACGCCAGGTGGTAGGGTCCAGTCCTGTTTTTGGCACCGCCCGCTTTCAGCCCTCGGCCTTCAGCTCCCTTCAATTCAATCTCATCAAGCCACGCGTGGACACCGACTCCAGCGATACTCCGGGCGGCATGTCCGGCGCGGGGGATTGGATGGAATAAGCGGCAGCGGCTTTACACCCGCGTTGGATCCGGGTGTACCCACGGCGCACGGTATGGGCGCTGCAGCAGGCGGTTGGCCTCCTCGTCCCCCACCACCTGGTGTTTGACCGGGTCCCAAGCCAGCGTGCGGTTTACCTTCATCGAGAGATTCGCCAGAATGCTCGATGCGCTGGAGATGTGCCCTTCCTCAATGTCAGCCACGGGCCGCCCGCGGTTGTCGGTGCAGCGCAGCAAATCTTTCATGTGCCCGCGAATTGCCGGGGCCACATGCCGTTCCAGTCCTTTTTCCGTTTTGTCCTCCGGGAACTGCTCATATTCGTAGGTGACGTCCTTATGCGCCGAGGGTTCATCCTTGTTGCAGGGAATAAAGTCGTAACTCATCACGCTGGCTTTCAGCGTTCCCTTTTCCCCGTAGAAGGTCATCCCCCAAGGATACTTCGGATCGGGCGGATCACCCCAGGTGCGGTGCTGCCAGATGACCTGGACATCCCCATGATCAAACGTGGCGGTCTGCGTATCGGAGATGTTCGCCCGGCTCTCCCGGTCCATCATAATGCCCCCCGTGGAACTGATGCGCTTGGGCCAGCTCAGGCCCATCATCCAGCGCACGGCATCATGCATGTGGATGCACATGTCGCCCACAATCCCGTTGCCGTATTCCATATATGCACGCCAACTGCGCGGGTGGATCAGCTTGTTGTAGGGCCGCATCGGGGCCGGGCCCGTCCACATCTCGTAATCGAGATACTCCGGCGGCGCGGTATCCGGCGGGTTTTCCCGGGCGCGCATCCGGTAATAACAGTAGATCTCCACCAGCCCGATCTTGCCGAGTTTGCCGCTCTTGATAAATTCATCCCGCGCCTCGATCAGATGGGGCGTACTGCGGCGCTGCGTGCCCACCTGCACCACGCGATTGTACTTGCGGGCGGCCGCCAGGATGGACTGCCCCTCGACCACATCCACGCTGATGGGCTTTTGCAGATACAGATCAGCGCCCGCTTGGATGGCGGCGATGGCCGGCAGCGCGTGCCAATGATCGGGCGTGGCAATCAGGACAATGTCCAAATCCTTTTCCTTGAGCATCTCCCGGTAATCCCCATAGATGCGCGGACGCTTCCTGGAGATCTGTTTGGCGGCGGCGATATCCGCCGCTTCGGCCACCATCCGCTTATCCACATCGCATAGGGAAACCACTTCAACTGGCGCGACCTGCAACAGGCGCCAGAGATCGCATTTACCGTACCAGCCGGTGCCAATCAGCCCGACGCGTTTCTTGACGCCATCGAATTCGGCGGCAAACGCGGGAAACTTGCTCAGAGCCAGGCCGGCGGCGCTGACTCCACTTACTTGAAGAAATTGACGGCGATTCATGGGCTTTAAATAAGCGCACCTGACGGCAAAAGACAAGTGCATTTCCGAGGTGGCATCAATTTCGCATTCGGTCTGCCATGCCATCCCAGAATAGTGTACACGACAACAATTGCGGCACAGCCCCCCTGGTGACATCATTCACCGTGATTTGTTTGTTCCAATAAACTTGTCAGGTGTTATGATCTCAATCGTCAAATCCTGTATGCATTGGTTCTCCGTTGGCAAACTTGCCCCGCCATACCAGTGAATCGTCTTTGCGATCCACGAACTGAAACGTAAAATCTCCTCGATGGCATTCGTCGGAAACATTAAGCATGTAGAAGTCGAGTTTGACATCACGAATCTCTGGCTCTTGGCGACGAAGAAATTCAATGACTCGTCACCTACATTTATGGTTGCGCTTTTTTTGATGGTCAACGGGGCAATTTCGGAGCAGCATCCGGCGCATGAAAACCAGGACGAAAACTTTGCTGGTCCGCGCGGCGCTGCTCGCCCTTGATGTGGCGTTGTGCGGCTACAAAAATATGGCTCGTATGGAAAGTATTGGATTGGTTCTGTGGCGGAGCTTTCGCCGCCAGGCTTCTGCGCGGGTGTCGTTGTGGGCGGTCTTCGCTTTGTTGCTGGCATATCCGGCAGCGGCCGCCGTCGCTGCTGTCCCGGCGGGGGCGGACCCGCTGGCGCGCGGGTTCGCGCAGCCGCCGGAGGCCGCCCGGCCCTGGGTGTATTGGTTCTGGCTGAGCGGCAATCTCAGCAGCAACGGAATCACCGCCGATCTGGAGGCGATGAAGCGCACCGGCATTGGCGGGGTGCTGATCATGGAGGTGGACCAGGGCGCGCCCAAGGGTCCGGCGGATTTCGGCGGGCCGCTCTGGCGCGAGTTGTTCAAGCACGTCTGCGCGGAGGCGGAGCGGCTGGGGCTGGAGGTGAATATGAACAACGACGCCGGCTGGTGCGGCAGCGGCGGTCCGTGGATCACGCCCGAGCTTTCCATGCAGAAGATCACCGTGGCGGAGCTGGCGGTGGAAGGTCCGCGCCGCCTGGCGGAGGTGTTGCCGCAGCCCGCCATGGTGGCGAATTATTACCGGGATATTGCAGTGTTCGCGCTGCCCACGCCCGCCGGGGATGAGGTACACATGCGGGAGTTCTCGCCAAAAGTGACCGCCAGCGGGTTGAAAGCGGAGGAAGCCGGCAAATGGTTGAGCGACAAACCCAAGGCCGCGATCACGCTGGCGTTGCCCAAGACCGGGCAGCCCGCCTGGGTGCTGGTGGAGTTCCCCCAGCCGTTCCGCGCCCGCGAATTGCGCGTGTCGGTCGCCGGTTCGGCGCGGCTGGGCTTGCATCTGGCGCTGCAATCTTCGGAAGACGGCAGTAAGTTCACGACGCTCCGGGCATTGGATGTCAAAGCGGGCGCGGTGGAATTCACGTTCCCGGAGACTTCCGCCCGGTTTTACCGCCTGCACTGCCCACGCGCCGATGCGAAGTTGGAGAAGCTGACGCTGAGCGGCCTGGAGTTGAGCCCGCGTTACCGCATCGAGGGGATCAGCGGCAAAGCGGCGTTCACGAAGCAGGAGATTCCGCTGCAATCCACCTGGCCCGCGCTTCCGGAGACCGCCGTCGTCGCGAGCGAGCGCGTCCAGAACCTGACCGCGCAGTTGGATAAGGATGGGAAGTTGACATGGGACGTGCCCGCCGGGAAATGGACGATTCTGCGCGTCGGGCATACCTCAACCGGCAAGGATAATCACCCCGCCCCGCTCCCGGGCCGCGGCCTGGAATGCGACAAGCTCAGCAAGGAGGCCGCCGAGGCCATGTTCAACGGGCTGATGGGCAATCTGATCAGCGACAGCCGCCCGCGCGTGCCCAAGACGCTGATCTCGACGCATATTGATAGCTGGGAGGTCGGCTCGCAGAATTGGACGCCGCGTTTCCGCGAGGAGTTCCAACGGTTGCGCGGGTATGATCCCCTGCCCTATCTGCCGGTGTTCACCGGGCGCGTGCTGGATAGCCTGGAGGTTTCCGAGCGGTTCCTCTGGGATGTGCGGCAGACGGTCTCCGATTTGCTCGTGGACAATTACGCCGGGCATTTCCGCGAGCTGGCGCACAAATATGGCATGCGACTTTCCATCGAGGCGTACGACGGCGTCCCCTGCGACGACCTCACCTACGCCGGGCGCGCCGATGAGCCGATGGGGGAATTCTGGTCGTGGGGCCGCTTCGGCGCGGCGTACAGTTCCACGGAGATGGCGTCGGCCGCGCACGTCTATGGCCGGCCAATCGTCGGCGCAGAGGCGTTCACCGCCACGGATCAGGAGAAATGGCAGGGGCATCCCGCGAACGTGAAGGACATCGGCGACTGGGCTTTCTGCGAAGGGATTAACCGCTTCGTCTTCCATCGCTATGCGCTCCAGCCGTGGCCGGACCGCCGCCCCGGAATGTCCATGGGGCCGTGGGGGCTGCATTACGAGCGCTCGCAAACCTGGTGGGAACAATCCCGCGCCTGGCACGAGTACCTCGCACGCTGCCAGTTCCTCTTGCAGCAAGGGTTGTTCGTTGCGGATATCTGCTACCTCGCGCCCGAGCGTTCGCCGCAGCGCTGGGCGCCGCCCGTCAACGCCAAGGCCACCGGCTACACGCGTCCGGGCTATAACTTCGACGGCTGCCCGCCGGAAGTGGTCCTCACCCGCATGAAGGTGAGCGACGGCCAATTGGTGCTGCCGGACGGCATGAGTTACCGGCTGCTCGTCCTGCCCGCCGTGGAGACCATGACGCCCAAGCTGCTGCGCAAAATCAGGGAGCT encodes the following:
- a CDS encoding Gfo/Idh/MocA family oxidoreductase; its protein translation is MNRRQFLQVSGVSAAGLALSKFPAFAAEFDGVKKRVGLIGTGWYGKCDLWRLLQVAPVEVVSLCDVDKRMVAEAADIAAAKQISRKRPRIYGDYREMLKEKDLDIVLIATPDHWHALPAIAAIQAGADLYLQKPISVDVVEGQSILAAARKYNRVVQVGTQRRSTPHLIEARDEFIKSGKLGKIGLVEIYCYYRMRARENPPDTAPPEYLDYEMWTGPAPMRPYNKLIHPRSWRAYMEYGNGIVGDMCIHMHDAVRWMMGLSWPKRISSTGGIMMDRESRANISDTQTATFDHGDVQVIWQHRTWGDPPDPKYPWGMTFYGEKGTLKASVMSYDFIPCNKDEPSAHKDVTYEYEQFPEDKTEKGLERHVAPAIRGHMKDLLRCTDNRGRPVADIEEGHISSASSILANLSMKVNRTLAWDPVKHQVVGDEEANRLLQRPYRAPWVHPDPTRV
- a CDS encoding glycosyl hydrolase, translating into MKTRTKTLLVRAALLALDVALCGYKNMARMESIGLVLWRSFRRQASARVSLWAVFALLLAYPAAAAVAAVPAGADPLARGFAQPPEAARPWVYWFWLSGNLSSNGITADLEAMKRTGIGGVLIMEVDQGAPKGPADFGGPLWRELFKHVCAEAERLGLEVNMNNDAGWCGSGGPWITPELSMQKITVAELAVEGPRRLAEVLPQPAMVANYYRDIAVFALPTPAGDEVHMREFSPKVTASGLKAEEAGKWLSDKPKAAITLALPKTGQPAWVLVEFPQPFRARELRVSVAGSARLGLHLALQSSEDGSKFTTLRALDVKAGAVEFTFPETSARFYRLHCPRADAKLEKLTLSGLELSPRYRIEGISGKAAFTKQEIPLQSTWPALPETAVVASERVQNLTAQLDKDGKLTWDVPAGKWTILRVGHTSTGKDNHPAPLPGRGLECDKLSKEAAEAMFNGLMGNLISDSRPRVPKTLISTHIDSWEVGSQNWTPRFREEFQRLRGYDPLPYLPVFTGRVLDSLEVSERFLWDVRQTVSDLLVDNYAGHFRELAHKYGMRLSIEAYDGVPCDDLTYAGRADEPMGEFWSWGRFGAAYSSTEMASAAHVYGRPIVGAEAFTATDQEKWQGHPANVKDIGDWAFCEGINRFVFHRYALQPWPDRRPGMSMGPWGLHYERSQTWWEQSRAWHEYLARCQFLLQQGLFVADICYLAPERSPQRWAPPVNAKATGYTRPGYNFDGCPPEVVLTRMKVSDGQLVLPDGMSYRLLVLPAVETMTPKLLRKIRELVEAGATVLGPRPVKSPSLANYPQCDAEVQQLAAELWGDCDGKNVTKRKHGKGYIACGVTPDEVLNWMGQQPDFTAKSRLRYIHRVIGDADVYFVANPFPRALDEVCKFHISGKRPELWWPDTGRMEPAALYEAEDCCTRVRLSFDPSGSVFVVFRPGTVPAGITAVKRDGKTILDIAPAGTAATAAGGNNAGITNSFTMAAWVKPAMNTLLPKEAAAGVVNLNAARNDVLYPPPGHEVYPEPGHSGCGFAVGQNGVAIYEHGDSYFAPLLVHAAPLTDWTHVAIVYRDRVPSLYLNGKLARQGLKSAWLVHPGVGVPHDRPLASFNGELGELKQVDRALDAAEVNQLMQTMKRQTESNVLPAVNVTRAPDGQLWLETAHSGAYEIARAGGKTATVQVPDLPPVQTVEGPWEVRFAPGWGAPERITLPQLISWSDHAETGVKYFSGAATYRTTFQRPAATTSALRLDLGRVEVMAEVKLNGQDLGILWKPPYRVDLPAAAVKPGENVLEIKVVNLWINRQIGDEQLPEDSQRNANGTLKEWPQWLQEDKPNPSGRFTFTSWRLWKKSDPLVPSGLLGPVTLQPLARVPVN